One Gadus chalcogrammus isolate NIFS_2021 chromosome 22, NIFS_Gcha_1.0, whole genome shotgun sequence genomic window carries:
- the irx1b gene encoding iroquois-class homeodomain protein IRX-1b: protein MSFPQLGFTQFLNPPHEVYAGERPGSAREGGADSGVSPSACTAAAVSSMLGMYGNPWAHNYSAFLPYGGATDLALISQMGPQFDLKESPGARPAALPVHAAQGFYPYGQYPYGDPSRAKAATRETTSTLKAWLQEHQKNPYPTKGEKIMLAIITKMTLTQVSTWFANARRRLKKENKVTWGRSAEDRDGRIFSSDNEEDTAKNGSDDEDEEEEIDLETIDIERPEEGRGDLGCEKDEAGAREGSELKTSEASSRGLSEDGLRAAERPVALIKAPGGKIAMDNSPIRQECQRAPQSKPKIWSLAEIATSPDNAQHKLSSLPQYTQHPALSSAGHPALMPGHGIYTCQIGKLHNWTNAAFLNATSLVNMKLLGVGPKGQLPLQARHDARLGNVSGASGTEDDSEGESSDGFSPKHDGEESDHRPNSPKSSFQLITDRSHHGKAAQRILTTTL from the exons ATGTCCTTTCCTCAGCTGGGGTTCACGCAGTTTCTAAACCCACCGCACGAGGTGTACGCGGGCGAGCGGCCGGGCTCCGCGCGGGAAGGAGGCGCGGACAGCGGGGTGAGCCCCTCAGCCTGCACCGCCGCGGCGGTGAGCTCCATGCTCGGGATGTACGGGAACCCGTGGGCCCACAACTACAGCGCGTTTCTGCCGTACGGCGGAGCCACAGACCTCGCCCTCATATCACAGATG GGCCCCCAGTTCGACCTGAAGGAGAGTCCCGGAGCCCGGCCGGCCGCCCTGCCGGTCCACGCCGCCCAGGGCTTCTACCCATACGGCCAGTACCCTTACGGAGACCCGTCCAGGGCCAAAGCAGCCACCCGGGAGACCACCAGCACGCTGAAGGCCTGGCTGCAGGAGCACCAGAAGAACCCCTACCCCACCAAGGGGGAGAAGATCATGTTGGCCATCATCACCAAGATGACCCTGACGCAG GTGTCCACGTGGTTCGCCAACGCGCGCCGGCGGTTGAAGAAGGAGAACAAGGTGACGTGGGGGCGCAGCGCCGAGGACCGCGACGGACGGATCTTCAGCAGCGACAACGAGGAGGACACCGCGAAGAACGGCAGcgacgacgaggacgaggaggaggagatcgacCTAGAAACGATCGATATCGAGAGGCCAGAGGAGGGCCGCGGGGATTTGGGGTGCGAGAAGGATGaagcgggagcgagagagggctcTGAGTTGAAGACTTCGGAGGCCAGCAGCAGGGGGCTCTCAGAGGACGGCCTGAGAGCAGCGGAGCGGCCTGTCGCTCTCATTAAGGCGCCTGGAGGAAAAATAGCGATGGATAATTCCCCGATTAGACAGGAGTGTCAGAGAGCACCGCAGAGCAAACCTAAGATCTGGTCTTTGGCAGAGATCGCCACGAGCCCCGATAACGCCCAGCACAAACTTTCTTCCCTACCACAATATACGCAACACCCCGCGTTATCGTCCGCGGGCCATCCGGCCTTAATGCCGGGACATGGGATATACACGTGTCAGATCGGAAAGCTGCACAACTGGACCAACGCAGCTTTCCTGAACGCCACGTCTCTTGTAAACATGAAGCTCCTTGGGGTGGGTCCGAAGGGCCAATTACCTCTCCAGGCGCGTCATGACGCGCGGCTGGGGAATGTGTCCGGCGCCTCGGGGACCGAGGACGACAGCGAGGGGGAGTCCTCAGACGGGTTCAGtccaaaacacgacg GGGAGGAGAGCGATCACAGACCTAACTCTCCTAAATCTTCTTTTCAGCTGATCACTGACAG ATCACATCACGGAAAAGCAGCACAACGAATTCTGACAACGACATTATGA